One window from the genome of Amycolatopsis sp. NBC_01480 encodes:
- a CDS encoding helix-turn-helix transcriptional regulator: MFRPFFDRSGMCLASLDARVRVVEANVDFFRQFGRSATEVCGQSFYDLLHPSVREKVEQQFARLTEGRRVRFAERMVAVRPGEPAFAGELTGIAVHGENGQVESIMVMVRPEKYEREPQVLTGRKKLLTAMDARILEGVASGVSTVQLAAMLYLSRGGVEYHVSTLLRKLKVSNRPALVSKAYSMGIFGVGSWPPRVLPDYVK; encoded by the coding sequence GTGTTCCGCCCGTTCTTCGACCGGTCGGGGATGTGCCTGGCGAGCCTCGACGCCCGGGTCCGGGTCGTCGAGGCGAACGTCGACTTCTTCCGCCAGTTCGGCCGCTCGGCCACGGAGGTGTGCGGCCAGAGCTTCTACGACCTGCTGCACCCCAGCGTGCGGGAGAAGGTCGAGCAGCAGTTCGCGCGGCTGACCGAGGGGCGGCGGGTGCGGTTCGCCGAGCGGATGGTCGCCGTGCGCCCGGGCGAGCCGGCGTTCGCCGGTGAGCTGACCGGGATCGCCGTGCACGGGGAGAACGGGCAGGTCGAAAGCATCATGGTGATGGTCCGCCCGGAGAAGTACGAGCGCGAGCCGCAGGTGCTGACCGGCCGCAAGAAGCTGCTCACCGCCATGGACGCGCGCATCCTCGAGGGGGTCGCCTCGGGGGTGTCGACCGTGCAGCTCGCGGCGATGCTGTACCTGAGCCGGGGCGGGGTCGAGTACCACGTCAGCACCCTGCTGCGGAAGCTGAAGGTGTCGAACCGCCCGGCCTTGGTGTCCAAGGCTTATTCGATGGGGATCTTCGGGGTCGGCTCCTGGCCGCCGCGCGTGCTGCCCGACTACGTGAAGTAA
- a CDS encoding AAA family ATPase has protein sequence MNLSPALLPNGGASAPAEALVERAGEEQIFRYALAALDSGQSSVFTLTGRPGTGRSALLRRTVALARAAGIRSLHVRCSRADAELPHSLIAQLTTALTSNRRPGPADGAGEQPAQIDEFLALSRKQPLLIAVDDAQWADPASRRWISSLIRRLHTTPAVLVCAVRGDSPELGDEPGDGPWPADGSQVVPSRTLKLRPLSETGVRTLIEAECPGPVDEEFVAHALTTTGGLPAVLKSVAERFALLGLRAGADQLPALSLRASEAMGQYLDDLTGDLPADALALLRAMAVAGDGLDFELVRKLAAPRGTPTARSLGLLVSNGLASSSDGPRPATAQIAAKVLAGLPVTVRRDLYARAAHLGHHAAIADLELGRLLLDTSPIGEPWVVEVLTRAVARSRLEGRASATPALLYRALREPLDPPQRRALLVDLAAAELRESPDGSDRRLQQVLLSTDGASDGALLVPAADLLFSRGDAPTSGPVIATVCARPDLDPAALAPLIALGTLAEEDSAGEEAFPAYSLPDLPDLPTDPAQAAVVAFQLACRGRGRARARALARVGLSRDGDRERPLSTRVAACVALMYADDTAEALAGLDRVLADARRRDARAAAAQALVARAAVVRRCGRLNEAADDLVAARAQLPLSCWAPRALTGLLGLEIALNLDRGQLDLAARAAAVELLPDAEHGIGWSYLLCARGAVDLASGKPEAALRAFQESGRLLSTRQWTNPAIASWRTLAAMAHRGCGAITPALRLVSEELRLAKEWGAPSTLGSTHLDAWRAMNGTEATNDLEEAVRLLRDSPARLRFAAAATDLAAVRIDAGQLDEAAALLREAEKVASLHWADDLRLEVARLSELLASRRATPAATAPVSPHGTLTQSEENLATLAVSGWSNADIADSLSVTTRTVELRLTKIYRKLDVTGRAGLRAALEREPVER, from the coding sequence GTGAACCTGTCCCCCGCGCTCCTGCCGAACGGCGGCGCGAGCGCCCCCGCCGAGGCCTTGGTGGAGCGCGCGGGCGAAGAGCAGATCTTCCGCTATGCGTTGGCAGCACTGGATTCCGGGCAGTCCTCGGTGTTCACCCTCACCGGGCGCCCGGGCACCGGCCGCAGCGCGCTGCTCCGCCGAACCGTCGCACTGGCGAGGGCCGCCGGTATCCGCTCCCTTCACGTCCGATGCTCGCGCGCCGACGCGGAACTCCCCCACAGCCTCATCGCTCAGCTCACGACCGCGCTCACCTCGAACCGGCGGCCCGGCCCGGCGGACGGCGCGGGTGAGCAACCCGCCCAGATCGACGAATTCCTTGCCCTGTCCCGGAAACAGCCGTTGTTGATCGCGGTGGACGACGCCCAGTGGGCCGATCCCGCGTCGCGGCGGTGGATCAGCTCCCTGATCCGGCGGCTGCACACCACGCCCGCCGTGCTGGTCTGCGCGGTCCGGGGCGACTCACCCGAACTCGGCGACGAACCCGGGGACGGGCCGTGGCCCGCCGACGGCAGCCAGGTGGTGCCGTCGCGCACGCTGAAACTGCGCCCGCTCAGCGAAACCGGCGTCCGCACGCTGATCGAGGCCGAGTGCCCCGGCCCGGTCGACGAGGAGTTCGTCGCGCACGCGCTGACCACCACCGGTGGCCTCCCGGCCGTGCTCAAGTCCGTGGCCGAACGGTTCGCGCTGCTGGGTTTGCGGGCCGGCGCCGACCAGCTGCCCGCCTTGTCGCTTCGCGCCTCCGAAGCCATGGGGCAGTATCTCGACGACCTCACCGGGGACCTTCCCGCGGACGCGCTCGCCCTCCTGCGCGCGATGGCCGTCGCCGGTGATGGCCTCGACTTCGAGCTCGTGCGGAAACTCGCCGCACCACGGGGCACGCCGACCGCCAGGTCGCTCGGGCTCTTGGTCAGCAACGGCCTCGCGTCCTCTTCGGACGGTCCACGCCCCGCCACCGCGCAGATCGCGGCGAAGGTGCTGGCGGGCCTGCCGGTGACCGTCCGCCGGGACCTCTACGCCCGCGCCGCGCACCTCGGGCACCACGCGGCGATCGCCGACCTCGAACTGGGCCGGCTCCTGCTCGACACTTCACCGATCGGCGAGCCGTGGGTGGTCGAGGTGCTGACGCGAGCGGTCGCTCGCAGCCGTCTCGAGGGCCGCGCGTCGGCCACCCCCGCGCTGCTCTACCGCGCGTTGCGCGAGCCGCTGGACCCACCCCAGCGGCGGGCCCTGCTGGTGGACCTCGCCGCGGCCGAACTCCGGGAGTCCCCGGACGGCAGCGACCGGCGGCTGCAACAGGTTCTGCTGTCCACCGACGGCGCGTCCGACGGCGCCCTGCTGGTCCCCGCCGCCGATCTGCTGTTCTCCCGCGGGGACGCGCCGACCTCCGGGCCGGTGATCGCGACCGTCTGCGCGCGGCCCGACCTCGACCCGGCGGCGCTGGCCCCGTTGATCGCGCTGGGCACACTGGCCGAAGAGGACAGTGCCGGCGAGGAGGCGTTCCCGGCCTACTCCCTGCCCGATCTGCCGGACCTGCCGACCGATCCGGCGCAGGCCGCGGTCGTCGCGTTCCAGCTCGCGTGCCGCGGCCGCGGGCGGGCCAGGGCCCGCGCGCTCGCCCGCGTCGGGCTGAGCCGGGACGGCGACCGGGAACGCCCGCTGAGCACGCGCGTGGCCGCATGCGTCGCCCTGATGTACGCCGACGACACGGCCGAAGCGCTGGCCGGGCTGGACCGGGTGCTCGCCGACGCCCGCCGGCGCGATGCCCGGGCGGCGGCCGCACAGGCGCTCGTCGCGCGGGCGGCGGTAGTCCGGCGGTGCGGCCGGCTGAACGAGGCGGCCGACGACCTGGTCGCCGCGCGGGCCCAGCTCCCGCTCAGCTGCTGGGCCCCGCGAGCGCTGACGGGTCTGCTCGGCCTCGAAATCGCGCTGAACCTCGACCGCGGCCAGCTCGACCTCGCCGCGCGCGCGGCCGCCGTGGAACTGCTCCCGGACGCCGAACACGGCATCGGCTGGTCCTATCTGCTGTGCGCGCGCGGAGCCGTGGACCTGGCTTCGGGCAAGCCGGAAGCCGCGTTGCGGGCATTCCAGGAATCCGGGCGGCTGCTCTCGACGCGGCAGTGGACGAACCCGGCCATCGCGAGCTGGCGCACCCTCGCCGCGATGGCCCACCGAGGCTGCGGCGCGATCACCCCCGCGCTCCGGCTGGTCAGCGAAGAACTTCGGCTGGCCAAGGAATGGGGCGCCCCGAGCACGCTGGGTTCGACCCACCTCGACGCCTGGCGGGCGATGAACGGCACCGAGGCCACGAACGACCTCGAGGAAGCCGTGCGGCTGCTGCGCGATTCCCCGGCCCGGCTGCGGTTCGCCGCCGCCGCGACCGACCTGGCCGCGGTCCGGATCGACGCCGGTCAGCTCGACGAAGCGGCCGCGCTGCTCCGCGAAGCCGAAAAGGTGGCTTCGCTGCACTGGGCGGACGACCTCCGGCTCGAAGTGGCTCGCCTGTCCGAGCTGCTCGCCTCGCGGCGGGCGACCCCGGCCGCCACCGCGCCCGTCTCACCGCACGGAACGCTTACCCAGTCCGAAGAAAACCTCGCCACACTGGCCGTCTCCGGCTGGTCCAACGCGGACATCGCGGACTCGCTCTCGGTCACCACCCGGACGGTCGAGCTGCGCCTGACCAAGATCTACCGCAAACTGGACGTCACCGGACGCGCCGGGCTGCGTGCGGCGCTCGAGCGCGAACCCGTGGAACGCTGA